The Daucus carota subsp. sativus chromosome 2, DH1 v3.0, whole genome shotgun sequence genome includes a window with the following:
- the LOC108208275 gene encoding uncharacterized protein LOC108208275, giving the protein MAGNPNSPSSRAIGADSDHGIVLLPGCNCVHSSWVDFLTHLSLWVDFLTHMSLWMDLLSSHLPVNNSQSRGCRLNKENQMTRILFGVTGKREYAPGTALLWMPFFSDAPKT; this is encoded by the exons ATGGCAGGTAATCCGAATTCTCCTTCCTCTCGCGCAATCGGCGCCGATTCAGACCATGGGATTGTTTTACTACCCGGCTGTAATTGTG TGCACAGCTCATGGGTTGATTTTCTTACTCATCTGTCGTTATGGGTTGATTTTCTTACTCATATGTCGTTATG GATGGATTTATTATCTTCGCACCTTCCGGTGAATAACTCGCAAAGTAGAG GTTGCAGATTAAATAAAGAGAATCAAATGACCAGAATACTGTTCGGTGTCACGG GAAAACGCGAATATGCGCCCGGCACTGCTTTGCTTTGGATGCCTTTCTTCTCCGACGCGccgaaaacataa